A genomic region of Arvicola amphibius chromosome 7, mArvAmp1.2, whole genome shotgun sequence contains the following coding sequences:
- the Vrtn gene encoding vertnin has product MPSRDQLVQQVLRDLQEAVESEGLEGLISAALEAKQVLSSFTLPVCQKGGLGPQVLEVDSVALSLYPEDAPQNMLPLVCKGEGSLLFEAASMLLWGHTGLSLELRARTVVEMLLHRHYYLQGMIDSKVMLQAVRYSLCSEESPEMTNLSSATLEAIFDADVKATCFPTSFSNVWHLYALASILQRNIYSIYPMRNVKIRPYFNRVIRPRPCTQVTSMLHIMWAGQPLTNHLFRHQYFAPVVGLEEVEADGAATLDPTPPILGPLLPPAKTLDLLNHEPGLSYSHLCDRSSITKSTFYRWRRQTQEHRQKVATRFSAKHFLQDSFYRGGLVPLQQFLQRFPEISRSTYYAWKHELLGSGAYSALVPAAPPKEALAVPELESLPGKKAAEGLGCSPVAATMSSPSMVLMQRAKSYLEHCISLNKLVPYRCFKCRFPGISRSTYYNWRRKALRRSPSFKLAPVLETTESLPPIDVEDGALLSSKGEVGEEGTGKAAAGGPPTSQRLLSTRMPLSRWQRRLRRAARKQVLSGHLPFCRFRLRYPSLLPSTFWVWKSLSRGWPRMQASSLGRRRQKPKDRQKPDEWQIEAVENVTSAIGRKVETQPVVASSETSPEDAQGGPSREGVIQETAMTQGQPHSGSLSGQTVAAAAAAAAGGRDGQVLVMDMLTTTRFKAQAKLFLQKRFQSKTFPSYKEFQARFPLTARSTYYMWKRALFEGLTLVDG; this is encoded by the coding sequence ATGCCGTCTAGGGATCAGCTGGTGCAGCAGGTGTTGCGGGATCTGCAGGAGGCAGTGGAGTCCGAGGGCCTGGAAGGTCTCATCAGTGCAGCCCTGGAGGCCAAGCAGGTCTTATCTTCCTTCACCCTCCCCGTCTGTCAGAAGGGTGGCCTTGGGCCCCAGGTGCTGGAGGTGGACTCTGTGGCCCTGAGCCTGTATCCAGAGGATGCTCCACAGAACATGCTGCCCCTGGTGTGCAAGGGGGAGGGGAGCCTCTTGTTCGAAGCAGCCAGCATGTTGTTGTGGGGGCACACGGGCCTCAGCCTGGAGCTGCGGGCCCGCACCGTGGTGGAGATGCTACTGCACCGGCATTATTATCTCCAGGGCATGATCGACTCCAAGGTGATGCTGCAGGCTGTTCGCTACTCCCTGTGCTCCGAGGAGTCCCCTGAGATGACCAACCTGTCCTCTGCCACACTGGAAGCCATCTTTGATGCCGATGTCAAGGCTACGTGCTTCCCCACCAGCTTCTCCAACGTGTGGCACCTGTATGCCCTTGCGTCCATCCTTCAGCGCAATATCTACTCCATCTACCCCATGCGCAATGTCAAGATCCGACCCTATTTTAACCGCGTTATCAGGCCTCGCCCCTGCACCCAGGTGACCTCCATGTTGCACATCATGTGGGCTGGCCAGCCCCTCACTAACCACCTCTTCCGTCATCAGTATTTTGCCCCCGTGGTTGGGCTAGAAGAGGTGGAGGCTGACGGTGCTGCTACCCTGGACCCCACTCCTCCGATCCTAGGTCCTCTGCTACCACCAGCCAAAACCCTGGACCTGCTCAATCATGAACCTGGCCTTAGCTACTCCCACCTCTGTGACCGCTCCAGCATCACGAAGAGCACCTTCTACCGCTGGCGGCGGCAGACCCAGGAGCACCGGCAGAAGGTGGCCACCCGCTTCTCTGCCAAGCACTTCCTGCAGGACAGCTTCTACCGTGGGGGCCTTGTGCCATTGCAGCAGTTCCTGCAGAGATTCCCTGAGATCTCCCGTTCTACCTACTATGCCTGGAAACACGAGTTGCTGGGCTCTGGTGCCTATTCAGCTCTGGTCCCGGCTGCTCCACCCAAGGAGGCACTGGCTGTGCCAGAGCTGGAGAGTCTGCCAGGGAAGAAGGCTGCCGAGGGGCTGGGGTGCTCCCCAGTGGCAGCGACTATGTCAAGCCCTAGCATGGTCTTAATGCAGCGTGCCAAGTCGTACCTGGAACATTGCATCTCTCTGAACAAACTGGTACCCTATCGCTGCTTCAAATGCAGGTTCCCTGGCATCTCGAGGTCCACCTACTATAACTGGAGGCGGAAGGCCCTGAGGAGGAGCCCCAGTTTCAAGCTGGCTCCAGTTCTTGAAACCACTGAGTCTCTACCCCCAATAGATGTTGAGGATGGGGCCCTGCTCTCTTCGAAGGGTGAGGTGGGAGAAGAGGGGACCGGAAAAGCAGCAGCTGGAGGCCCTCCAACTTCCCAGCGACTCCTATCCACAAGGATGCCCCTGTCTCGATGGCAGAGGCGACTACGCAGGGCTGCCCGCAAGCAGGTACTTAGTGGGCACCTGCCTTTCTGTCGCTTCCGGCTCCGCTACCCTAGCCTGCTACCCTCCACTTTTTGGGTATGGAAAAGTCTTTCCCGGGGATGGCCCAGGATGCAGGCCTCCTCTTTGGGCCGAAGGAGGCAGAAGCCAAAGGATCGGCAGAAGCCAGATGAATGGCAGATAGAAGCTGTTGAGAATGTAACATCTGCAATTGGTCGTAAAGTGGAGACACAGCCAGTGGTCGCTTCTTCAGAAACCTCCCCAGAAGATGCCCAGGGAGGGCCTTCTAGAGAGGGGGTCATTCAGGAGACAGCTATGACCCAGGGCCAACCCCACAGTGGGTCCCTGTCAGGCCAGactgtggcagcagcagcagcggcagcagcaggtggcagggaTGGCCAGGTGCTGGTGATGGACATGCTGACCACCACAAGGTTCAAGGCCCAAGCCAAGCTGTTCCTGCAGAAGCGCTTCCAGTCCAAGACTTTCCCCTCCTACAAGGAGTTCCAAGCTCGCTTCCCCCTCACTGCCCGCTCCACTTACTATATGTGGAAACGGGCGCTCTTTGAAGGCCTCACGCTTGTTGACGGCTGA